In one Streptomyces sp. NBC_01288 genomic region, the following are encoded:
- a CDS encoding magnesium chelatase, whose protein sequence is MSAPADARPVGPRQRLLQVLACSALGPGLDGVLLFDLEPEMVAPVTDAFAGLLQLREQRPVRRTTLGSVTGDDELWLRPTLRHDGNGVNFSLAPGPLVDNTPDSAMVVVVPDLVRLSLPGMRAAVQLLGADVAAVERSGFRARWRPRARWLAACQEAEIGRLSPHLLDRFPIRLNAAGLRRTSSGPDRVLDALDGREPEPGLGELPPSWRNALTARTRPACTLTEEAAAHAVGLFRGDTSGRRAIGLARLARVLAVVNGAETCGPDRVDEAARLLGVAAPLTSPTGNGRSTNGTSLATGNDTDGKPPPPEQPKPDPVPEDTGPAGQAGGAMALPAGAAEALDTFAADTGEGPGSPFPEDDARFLREFAPLRIPWQRRPEPSSARGPVIGVRSATTLRDLAVVATVVEAAKHQNLPGRRTLRANGDGQLVVLPGDFRSYARLPVAERMLVLLLDHTCRRGWDWQPALAPYLQWAYTGRASVCLVEVGGKDAAHELRADHFIARSVLDPRVGGALHRRPGRSSPLAHGLTLTDQLLRRAFQQRSNLVEAWLVVVSDGRGNVPLDASAGGRLLAPVRRTGIDDAITAAARIGAMGRMRLHSVVIDAARQPHPDLPFLLADALGGVTVAGRTTRGAIPRAH, encoded by the coding sequence ATGAGCGCGCCCGCCGACGCCCGCCCGGTCGGACCCCGGCAGCGCCTGTTACAGGTCCTGGCCTGCTCCGCGCTGGGCCCGGGCCTCGACGGGGTGCTCCTGTTCGACCTGGAGCCGGAGATGGTGGCCCCGGTGACGGACGCGTTCGCCGGCCTGCTCCAGCTCCGCGAGCAGCGTCCCGTACGGCGGACGACGCTCGGCTCGGTCACCGGCGACGACGAGTTGTGGCTGCGCCCGACGCTGCGCCACGACGGCAACGGCGTCAACTTCTCTTTGGCACCGGGCCCGTTGGTGGACAACACCCCCGACTCGGCGATGGTCGTCGTGGTGCCCGACCTGGTCCGCCTCAGCCTCCCGGGCATGCGAGCGGCCGTACAACTCCTGGGCGCCGACGTGGCAGCGGTCGAGCGGTCGGGCTTCCGGGCCCGCTGGCGCCCCCGCGCCCGCTGGCTGGCCGCCTGCCAGGAAGCGGAGATCGGCCGCCTCTCCCCCCACCTCCTGGACCGCTTCCCGATCCGCCTCAACGCGGCCGGCCTACGGCGGACCAGTAGCGGCCCCGACCGGGTGCTCGACGCGCTCGACGGCCGTGAACCCGAGCCGGGCCTGGGCGAGTTGCCACCGTCCTGGCGCAACGCGCTCACGGCCCGGACACGTCCGGCGTGCACGCTCACCGAGGAGGCGGCGGCGCACGCGGTGGGCCTGTTCCGCGGGGACACGAGCGGTCGACGGGCGATCGGACTGGCCCGCTTGGCCCGGGTGCTGGCCGTGGTGAACGGCGCCGAGACCTGCGGCCCCGACCGCGTCGACGAGGCCGCCCGGCTGCTGGGCGTGGCCGCGCCCCTGACCTCCCCGACGGGCAACGGCCGCTCCACCAACGGCACTTCCCTCGCCACCGGCAACGACACCGACGGCAAGCCACCGCCGCCCGAGCAGCCGAAGCCGGACCCGGTCCCCGAGGACACCGGCCCGGCGGGTCAGGCGGGCGGCGCGATGGCGCTTCCGGCAGGAGCCGCCGAGGCCCTGGACACCTTCGCGGCCGACACGGGAGAGGGACCGGGCTCACCCTTCCCGGAGGACGACGCACGGTTCCTCCGGGAGTTCGCACCGCTGCGCATCCCCTGGCAACGGCGTCCGGAGCCAAGTTCCGCACGGGGCCCGGTCATAGGGGTCAGGTCCGCCACCACTCTCCGGGACCTGGCCGTCGTGGCTACCGTCGTCGAGGCGGCCAAACACCAGAACCTGCCCGGCCGCCGCACACTGCGCGCGAACGGGGACGGCCAACTGGTCGTCCTGCCAGGCGACTTCCGCAGCTACGCCCGCCTCCCGGTGGCCGAACGCATGCTGGTGCTCCTCCTGGACCACACCTGCCGCCGAGGCTGGGACTGGCAACCGGCGCTCGCCCCCTACCTCCAGTGGGCCTACACGGGACGGGCCTCGGTCTGCCTGGTGGAGGTGGGCGGCAAGGACGCGGCCCACGAGTTGCGGGCCGACCACTTCATCGCCCGCAGCGTCCTGGACCCGCGCGTCGGCGGCGCCCTGCACCGCCGCCCCGGCCGCAGCAGCCCCCTGGCCCACGGCCTCACCCTCACCGACCAGCTCCTGCGCCGAGCCTTCCAACAACGCTCCAACCTGGTCGAGGCCTGGCTGGTGGTCGTCTCCGACGGCCGAGGCAACGTCCCCCTCGACGCCAGCGCAGGCGGCCGCCTCCTGGCCCCGGTCCGCCGCACCGGCATCGACGACGCGATCACAGCGGCCGCCCGCATCGGCGCGATGGGCCGCATGCGCCTCCACTCCGTGGTGATCGACGCGGCCCGCCAGCCCCACCCCGACCTCCCGTTCCTCCTGGCCGACGCGCTGGGCGGCGTAACGGTGGCGGGCCGCACGACGCGGGGGGCGATACCCCGTGCCCACTAA